The genomic region GAAGGAGAATGCTGCGGCCGCGTTGCTTCAGCTCTGTACAAACAGCAACAGATTTTGCAGTATAGTTCTTCAAGAGGGCGCAGTGCCCCCTCTAGTCGCCCTTTCACAGTCGGGAACACCGCGTGCGAGAGAGAAGGTTCGCAGCTTCCCACAAACTATATTTCTTACGTTTAGAAAATGCAGCAGACACTTTGGTAATGCTGATTTGATGAACTCTGATTCACTATTTGTTGTGCAGGCACAAGCGCTTCTGAGCTACTTCCGGAGCCAAAGACATGGGAATTCAGCAAGGAGAtgattttcccccttgtgttgtaGTGTACATTAAAGCGTCACCTTTTATGCCCATCATCGTGATTGGGTCCTGTTGACTGTTACTGATTGGCGCTGGTAAATGCGTTGGCTGGAATTATGCAGTGCCCTGTGCTCTGTTTATAGATTGAGATTGTTATTGCTCATCTCATGTAAGTGTTGTGGGCGGTGAGTGTTGTCTGTTGAGATGGTatgtttttttttcttctctttttcgttTTTGAGGATTTTTTGTACAGCTTATCCGTTGGTAGCAACTTGCATATTCACTGATTTTGTCCTGTATGTATATTCTATTAGCTGTGGCCTGTGGAATTATGATGGTTCGATGGTTGTACAAGTTATTTATTTGATCTGTAGTACCAGCTACCAAATAAGGCCACATTTGGACGCAAAGTATTTTTGAAGTATTGGATAAACGCTACGTGTTCTTGTAAAATACTTCGTGGTTTTTTGATATCTGCCGGGTGTTTGGATATAACAAACCTAGTTTCCAAAACCATAGTTTTGTTAAAAATGTACATCTTTTTTGGAGTTCTGAAAAGGCAtggcatttttttaaaaaaaattacgGTTTGGCTTATAGAACCGAAGCTTTGTGACATCACAACATTTGAAAGCTAGGTGTTCTGTGTTATTAATGTCTCTAAATTATTATGGATTTTCTCTCACGAGTCCCTTCGTTTCAGCCTGGTGTCGCTGTAAGCTGTCGTTTGAAACTAAATCCATCATATTCTGTATGCACAGCACGCAAGATTACATATACAGAAAGGTACAGCAGGACGTTCTCTGTACAGCACTGCATTGACGACGGGAACAAGTGAAGCAACATGGGGAACCGACTCTGTACAACGTTTCTCAAGTGTCCTGATTCTGGTGTCAAGCGTGGAACTACATTTCTTAGGATTCTTATCCTGGGATCACGATTTTGTGGAATCGTTCTCCCTTCCCATGCCTGCATCTTCCTTCTTGGCGAGGAACGTGGGGATGTAACATGGTTTCCATCAGGAAATGACACCTGGGGAAAAAAAGGAACGTTTTAGTGTTCGTTCCAATGAAGCGAAAGATCCCACCCCCAACACCACACACACAATTTGTTTGTTTTTAGAATCGAATATTTGCTGATTAACTAGGATTTGAAGTTCAGATAAACCAGGTGAGGATGTTATTAACAACTAACCAAACTAAGCATGCAACGAAAGGAAATAAGAACGATAACCATGCACACGTACCATCAAGAGGCTTAGCAGTTGGCATCATCCTCCATTTTTGTTGAGTAGGCTCTCACCTTTCTGCAGAACTCCTTAATTGCTGCATGGTCCGAAAATGTCACGGGCGTTTCTTCCTCAACCGGATCTCTCTCATAAAACAGTTTAATATGCATCCTTTCAACGACATCGCTTGGAGGATCCTCAGGTATATCACGATACAAATGTTTGAGAATGAAGAGAGCAGTGTCATGATCTCGCCAATAGTTGCTACAGGATATCCACAGGTCAGTGACAATCTGAAACTCGATTAAATCAACAGGAAAGGCTTTTAAAACTCACGTATGAGCTCCCAGAGCAGATAGGTATGAATGCTGAAATGTTTTCTCCTGCAAAAATACAATTGGTATTTAAGATTTCTAGGATAAAAAATTTACTCACTGAACGTAAAAGCATGCAGGAACAGCCAAGCAAAAAAATTAAGAACATAATGGAGCGAAATTTTATCACCTGAAGCACATGATCAATTCGACCATCTGGTGAGCCGGTCAACCTTTCCATCATAATGGAACCATACGATCTTCCTTCCTCATTAGCACTCTCACCATCCTCTAGATCAATAAAGATCATCATTCTGTCAGAATTGGATCTCTTTCTTTCCACGTAATTTACAATGTAAATTTACAGTGTATACAAAAGATAAATAAACATATATACCTTCTGTGTCATTTCTGCTCAAtgctagcaaagcagctactgctTTGACCTATAGAAGATTAAAAAATGAAGGGGTGAAATTACATATTTACTAAGGCTATATTAACAGTGTTCACTTCTAGATCATTCACAAGCATAACACATACTGTTTAATATATTAAAACCACGAGAATCACATCACTGTTTGTTAACAGCCCGCACTAAATTCACATAACCCCTGCAGAAGTGAAGAACTTACCTTCAGTGACTTCAATTGACAGGCAATGGCTTGAGAACGTGCAGAAATATCTTCTGTGAACTCCTACATGATATATCAACCAAATATCGGTTGAGTAAAAACATAGCATTCTCTGCTAGGAACAGACAGTTAAAATGATGAAGAACccacctgcactccaacatgtatcCTCTTTCCGCCTCTATGGTAGGGAACAATTACAGGACGCTTCTTTTGATAATCTTCACATACAAGTGGTTCAACTCTGTATAAAAGCCCACCTAGATTCATATGACATATTCCTCACTATGCGACAGATAAGTACACTGTCTTCCAGTGCAAGAAAAAAAGGTTAAGCACATCTTTACATATCAGGTTGTCATTGTTTAGTTCCGCTGTGGTATATGTTTTACAAACTCTCCAAACATAAGAAAACAAAACTGTAAGGAAGCTACAAACCTGTATGCTACAGGATCAAAAGGATGAAAAATATTGAACATCTGCCGGCAGCATGGCATCTCTTCAATTatgttcttatctttccaataatCTCGCCCTTTGCCTGTAGAACATGGTATAAAATTCAGATACAAATCATGGAATGATATAAGACAAAGAAGACATGGAACAACTGGAAATAAGGAAGCACCCCGCCAGTTGCCAGGAACTCTTGTAAGTCGCTGTACATAAAGAAAAGCTAACAGTAGCTTGAAACATGTGCCACTATCAACATCATCCTTGATGATGCATAGGAACATTTTTTCAGCAATTCCACAGGTTATTGTTCAGGCTACCATGCAACGAAGGGCTTCTTCAAGCTACTCATGGATGAATCCTTATGAGCAGGTAGTTCAAAAGGTGATGAGGCGCTATATAATCTAAACCGAAGGAGAGCATCATTTAAATTTGTAAAACCAAAAAAgacaagacagaaacatcaacactGCTGTAAAGCAGGAGGGCACGTAGGGCTTAATGAAGTTCCAACAATAAATAACCCTTATAAACATGAATTGTTATCAGTTGAAGGTTGCATACCAATACCAATACGGACATTACGCAGGGAAAGGAAGACACCCAGGGGAGATCCAACAGCAAAGAATGTGTCAACCTGAATATCCAAAAATATTGCAATAATGACATAAATTCAAGTGAAAAAAACAGTGACAATACTCAGAATAACTAGGGCGATACCACCTTAAAGTTTAGTTTTGTGTATTTGATTTGTGGTGAGTAGGGCTGGTTTATACTTCCTTGTGCAGTGAAAAGTTCGCCAAAGTTCAAGGCATGATTGCCATTTTTGCCTACCACAAATATAGTAATGtacataaaaatttgaataaataCATCAAAAGGAACACAGTAGAAGCCTTCTACAAGATGCCTTGGATTGGATCAAAAGCAACTACTTACCTCCATGATACTCAACACCACTGGTGCTCTCAGTCACTAGATGCTTATGCTGTTCAAGCTGATCTAGTTTAGCTTTAAGACGTTTCACCTGAATAAAGGAGAGTATAGGAATCAATTTGTTATGTCATTTTAACTTGCTCTATGTGCCTTGCTTCAATATAACACCGTTAGTTTTGGCCTTTGAGCGAAAGGGCTTCTAGCCTAGTGGTTaaaggcttccgagtagcacctccaaaTCCCGGGTTCGATTCCCCTGAATTttcaggcttggttaaaaaaatattCTCGATATGTCCATCCGCTCTCGGATAACGATGTCTTATgcgccaccctccggttgggTTGTTGCGGAGTGGACGGTTGAGGCCGGCCCGTTAGTGATGAGGGGCAGGGTTCAGAAattttctcggccgggaccattATTTCGGTCTCTTAATAAGATACCAGGAGGGTGGTCATTCCCTCCCCGAGTTTTAGTTTTGGGCTTTGAAGTGAGCTGTTGAGTATTCTCAGCAAGTAGTGTTTCAGTATTATTATAATGCATTTATTTTATTGTTAACtaaatatatggttatgttaataATTACTTTCAAGGCATCACAAATTGACGACCTTCTAATGAAGTTAGATGATTCAAAGATAGCACATATTGTATCAGATAAACTTCATGTATTCACACCTCTTCTTCTAGTGAAATGATCATTTTTTCTTTGTCAAGGACCTCTTCATGGACATCCTCAGCAGATCTTGAAATGTGTGATGCTTCAGCATCTTTTGTGCTTACACCTGAAGTTGTTCCTTCCTCAGTATACACCGTCTGATGATTCTCAATCCTATTTTCTTTTTCATTTTGCTCAGCAACAACTGCCCCACGTGGCACACCAGTTTCTGGGTTATTTAATGAATCCTCGAGCACACATGATGGGACAATGCTGTCCATATGTGACATGTCAGTTCTGGTGCTACCTTCATCAACGGCACTGTTTTCATTACCAGTACAAGAATGCCCTAGAGTATAAGTATCATGATCCTTTGCACCTGAATCATGCAGAGCAACTTCATTGGCTGACTTTGCTCCTTGACTTCGATCAGATGTTTCCATGTTCAGATACTCTGTTGGAAATGGGGCCAAAAGGGATTCTTGATGACAAAGTATATCATACGACAGAACACTTCCTAATGAGTGGCCATACAATGAAACCTGTAAAATAGAATAAGGCAAAAGATTTCTTGTCTAATTATCAGCATAACAGCAAATTATAAAGAACATTGTGAACGGGTCATAGAACTATTGAACCGCAAACCTTTCCACTGTAACCAGGATTTCTCTTCAGAAATTTCATGTACAGCTTGTTCAACTGGTTAGAGACCTGTCATAAGTTCAAGTCACTAATTTGTTGTGCGGAGTCCAACAATACTTTCTATCAATCAGGTAATACAGCACAAAAAATAGCATGGGAATATTCATATTTTCTAATGTACACAGGAGGAGGATAACTGGAGCTGTAAGATGGAGTTCAAAGACATAGGCCATGTTTGTTTACCCTCTAcattatataatccagcttaaATAAGTTGAGAGCTAAACAAACAACACATATTATTATGTGGATTATGTAATCTAGAtacctagattatgataatccataagctagattatataatcctggaAGGAAACAAACAGGGACATAGTGTCACCAACAGTTGCTTGGACTAATCAGATTTGATTCTTAAGCCACGAAACAAAATGAATGACTTTCCACCAAAAAAGAACAGATGCTAATGCAGTAATATAGTAAATTACCGAGTCAATAATATGCTGACAGTAGATAGGACTCATATAATATAGGACATCATGAACTGTGGCACCTAATGCGACTCGAAGACCTTTAACTCCATCCAAAGTGAGTTTCTCAACCGTACTTTCACCACTGAGTTTCAAGCCCTTCCTCCACTACGATAATGAGCATCATTATTAGAAAAAAAAATCAACAAATGGAGATATAACCATATGACATATCATGACTATTGGAAAAAAAACAACTTGGTAATTTGTTACTCGTAACAACATAAATATGTAAATAAGCAACAGCTAAACAAATGTTATTTGTTTACACTTAGTGGTAGCAATGTACGACtaagtatatatatacatatatagatCGAAATGCCTGTGAATGATAACAGCCAGTCATGCATATCTTGTCTTTCAGTTCATGTAAAACCATAGACAAAATGAAGAAGTGATACTGTCAAGTGCTAGACCCATTTTGTTAGAATATATAACAAAGTAGCCCATAATGAGATTAACTATTGACTGCATGTTAACCCTTATCTTAAGATGCCTGAGTCCAGAATTCTTTATTAGCACACTCATATTGCTAGGGTTCTGTTGGGTGTGTGACAGACAGACGAGTAGATCGAGTGGTGTTTTCTGAACAAGGGTACTCttataagaaaagaaaaaatgtgcagctctcctgcgtattcgAGAGGGGAAAAAACTTGGCGGGGTTAACTGAGGTTTTTACCTGACAGGGAATAAATAGAACCCTCTGGGTACTTCTTTGATAAGAAGTTAAGTATCTTTCAGCTAGGTTAGCAGTTACTCGGCGGAAATCAACAACATCATCAACAAGATTAGCTTTCTCCAGCCTCTGTCCAATGCCATGAACCATGAATACCAGATGACCAACTGGAACCTATTAAGGAGCAATAGCAAAATCTATTATCACTTCAAAGTATTTTGCTGCATACAAAACCATGTAAATCTTATGGGAATATTTTCAACACAATGATCCTCTGATATCCATTAATGTGGCAACATTTAGTGTAAGATTGGTAGTTAGGGCTAAGCATTCAAGAAATAGAAAAAGTGTTCCATTGAACTATACAGTTTTGTACATGCAGTCATTTGCAATCAGGCCAATCCCGATGCGAAAAATGTCCAAAGTGATGTCTAAGAGGTGAGCAAGGGCAAAAAAAATTAAAGACCCAATGAATAGTGCCCGTATATAATGCCTATGGTACCTTACAAGGTCAGCAGACAAATGAGCTAACCAATTATGAGGGCACCATCTTCCCCCTGATGTTTGTTTTGTGGTTCTAGGTCTGAGCCAAGCTTGTTTCTTCATGTACACAATCACTTCTTCTCCCTCATCTTTTAATGTTCATATTGTTAAGGCCCATAAGGCCCATATATTATTGTCTGCTTATATATATGCTACAGTACCCGAGGGGGCCATTATCTCGCCTAATCCAAGGTTAGTCACATGGTATCAGAggag from Zea mays cultivar B73 chromosome 6, Zm-B73-REFERENCE-NAM-5.0, whole genome shotgun sequence harbors:
- the LOC100381486 gene encoding phospholipase SGR2 isoform X1, producing the protein MVGAHLAAPTPRCPSLFPVSDSTHLPFPLAAGDPEPGAAHMAGRDERWGARGGPGDTHASTSRAPAGTAGESEGASPDSLRNTPSNIARLEDAIGHCAARRKYLAHTKSPSDGKDVRWYFCNLPLADKVLSSSVPRTEIVGKGDYFRFSERDSLALEASFLEREEVLLAYWWREYAECSAGPRGSLVESDDSAYLYKVEEERVGVPVKGGLYEVDLMRRHCFPVYWNGENRRVLRGHWFARKGGVDWIPLREDVSEQLELAYNCQVWHRRKFQPSGLFAARVDLQGSTLDLHALFTGEDDTWEAWLVFDTGPKLGSNTIKLRRGFSPSESASTKPSQDELRQTKEEEMDDYCSQVPVGHLVFMVHGIGQRLEKANLVDDVVDFRRVTANLAERYLTSYQRSTQRVLFIPCQWRKGLKLSGESTVEKLTLDGVKGLRVALGATVHDVLYYMSPIYCQHIIDSVSNQLNKLYMKFLKRNPGYSGKVSLYGHSLGSVLSYDILCHQESLLAPFPTEYLNMETSDRSQGAKSANEVALHDSGSTRTDMSHMDSIVPSCVLEDSLNNPETGVPRGAVVAEQNEKENRIENHQTVYTEEGTTSGVSTKDAEASHISRSAEDVHEEVLDKEKMIISLEEEVKRLKAKLDQLEQHKHLVTESTSGVEYHGGKNGNHALNFGELFTAQGSINQPYSPQIKYTKLNFKVDTFFAVGSPLGVFLSLRNVRIGIGKGRDYWKDKNIIEEMPCCRQMFNIFHPFDPVAYRVEPLVCEDYQKKRPVIVPYHRGGKRIHVGVQEFTEDISARSQAIACQLKSLKVKAVAALLALSRNDTEEDGESANEEGRSYGSIMMERLTGSPDGRIDHVLQEKTFQHSYLSALGAHTNYWRDHDTALFILKHLYRDIPEDPPSDVVERMHIKLFYERDPVEEETPVTFSDHAAIKEFCRKVRAYSTKMEDDANC
- the LOC100381486 gene encoding Phospholipase SGR2 → MAGRDERWGARGGPGDTHASTSRAPAGTAGESEGASPDSLRNTPSNIARLEDAIGHCAARRKYLAHTKSPSDGKDVRWYFCNLPLADKVLSSSVPRTEIVGKGDYFRFSERDSLALEASFLEREEVLLAYWWREYAECSAGPRGSLVESDDSAYLYKVEEERVGVPVKGGLYEVDLMRRHCFPVYWNGENRRVLRGHWFARKGGVDWIPLREDVSEQLELAYNCQVWHRRKFQPSGLFAARVDLQGSTLDLHALFTGEDDTWEAWLVFDTGPKLGSNTIKLRRGFSPSESASTKPSQDELRQTKEEEMDDYCSQVPVGHLVFMVHGIGQRLEKANLVDDVVDFRRVTANLAERYLTSYQRSTQRVLFIPCQWRKGLKLSGESTVEKLTLDGVKGLRVALGATVHDVLYYMSPIYCQHIIDSVSNQLNKLYMKFLKRNPGYSGKVSLYGHSLGSVLSYDILCHQESLLAPFPTEYLNMETSDRSQGAKSANEVALHDSGAKDHDTYTLGHSCTGNENSAVDEGSTRTDMSHMDSIVPSCVLEDSLNNPETGVPRGAVVAEQNEKENRIENHQTVYTEEGTTSGVSTKDAEASHISRSAEDVHEEVLDKEKMIISLEEEVKRLKAKLDQLEQHKHLVTESTSGVEYHGGKNGNHALNFGELFTAQGSINQPYSPQIKYTKLNFKVDTFFAVGSPLGVFLSLRNVRIGIGKGRDYWKDKNIIEEMPCCRQMFNIFHPFDPVAYRVEPLVCEDYQKKRPVIVPYHRGGKRIHVGVQEFTEDISARSQAIACQLKSLKVKAVAALLALSRNDTEEDGESANEEGRSYGSIMMERLTGSPDGRIDHVLQEKTFQHSYLSALGAHTNYWRDHDTALFILKHLYRDIPEDPPSDVVERMHIKLFYERDPVEEETPVTFSDHAAIKEFCRKVRAYSTKMEDDANC
- the LOC100381486 gene encoding phospholipase SGR2 isoform X2, with product MRRHCFPVYWNGENRRVLRGHWFARKGGVDWIPLREDVSEQLELAYNCQVWHRRKFQPSGLFAARVDLQGSTLDLHALFTGEDDTWEAWLVFDTGPKLGSNTIKLRRGFSPSESASTKPSQDELRQTKEEEMDDYCSQVPVGHLVFMVHGIGQRLEKANLVDDVVDFRRVTANLAERYLTSYQRSTQRVLFIPCQWRKGLKLSGESTVEKLTLDGVKGLRVALGATVHDVLYYMSPIYCQHIIDSVSNQLNKLYMKFLKRNPGYSGKVSLYGHSLGSVLSYDILCHQESLLAPFPTEYLNMETSDRSQGAKSANEVALHDSGAKDHDTYTLGHSCTGNENSAVDEGSTRTDMSHMDSIVPSCVLEDSLNNPETGVPRGAVVAEQNEKENRIENHQTVYTEEGTTSGVSTKDAEASHISRSAEDVHEEVLDKEKMIISLEEEVKRLKAKLDQLEQHKHLVTESTSGVEYHGGKNGNHALNFGELFTAQGSINQPYSPQIKYTKLNFKVDTFFAVGSPLGVFLSLRNVRIGIGKGRDYWKDKNIIEEMPCCRQMFNIFHPFDPVAYRVEPLVCEDYQKKRPVIVPYHRGGKRIHVGVQEFTEDISARSQAIACQLKSLKVKAVAALLALSRNDTEEDGESANEEGRSYGSIMMERLTGSPDGRIDHVLQEKTFQHSYLSALGAHTNYWRDHDTALFILKHLYRDIPEDPPSDVVERMHIKLFYERDPVEEETPVTFSDHAAIKEFCRKVRAYSTKMEDDANC